The following are encoded together in the Ovis aries strain OAR_USU_Benz2616 breed Rambouillet chromosome 15, ARS-UI_Ramb_v3.0, whole genome shotgun sequence genome:
- the MS4A2 gene encoding high affinity immunoglobulin epsilon receptor subunit beta: MEAEGRGRAELALPTPREPASASEIELAEVSLQESVLLEKPAPTAPRQTWLTVLKRELEFLGVTQILIGLIYLYFGIIVSSKINDSEFTEYFFSSFKAGYPFWGALFFAISGILSIMSERKPSAYLIRGCLGANAVSSVAAGTGVGVLISNLKQSSTYVYRCKEVYENDYCSLACFSTEVVAIILLLTILGFGSAVSLIAYGIGEIIEGNQIPEDRLYEEVNIYSPIYSELEEREETASPADS; encoded by the exons ATGGAGGCGGAAGGCAGGGGCAGGGCAGAGCTCGCTCTCCCCACTCCACGGGAGCCCGCCAG TGCATCTGAAATTGAACTTGCAGAAGTGTCTCTCCAGGAAAGCGTCTTACTGGAAAAGCCTGCCCCAACCGCACCACGCCAAACGTGGCTGACTGTTTTGAAGAGAGAGCTGGAATTCCTGGGG GTAACACAAATTCTGATTGGTTTGATATacctttattttggaataattgtgAGCTCCAAGATCAATGATTCAGAGTTTACTGAATActttttttcatcatttaaagCTGGCTACCCGTTCTGGGGAGCCCTATTT TTTGCTATTTCTGGAATTTTGTCAATCATGTCTGAAAGGAAACCTTCAGCATATCTG ATCCGAGGATGCCTGGGAGCAAATGCGGTTAGCAGCGTAGCCGCGGGGACAGGCGTCGGCGTCCTCATCAGTAACCTCAAGCAGAGCTCCACTTACGTCTACCGCTGCAAGGAGGTCTATGAGAATGACTACTGCTCCCTGGCCTGCTTCTCCACC GAGGTTGTGGCGATAATCCTGCTTCTCACCATCCTGGGCTTTGGCAGCGCTGTGTCACTCATAGCTTATGGAATTGGAGAAATAATTGAAGGAAATCAG ATTCCAGAAGATCGTCTTTATGaagaagtaaatatatattcaccGATTTACAGTGAGttggaagaaagagaggagacaGCTTCTCCTGCTGATTCGTAA